A single genomic interval of Chryseobacterium paludis harbors:
- a CDS encoding helix-turn-helix domain-containing protein produces the protein MEKLKSLRKQRGYTQEYMSKVLATDVSNYCRKENGDVKIYDDEWEKLAKALDVPVEEIKEEKAATIVQNIDNSTFNESGINSNYYNVPNQIMDNLQDYIKMLKEENESLKEKLKKFESEK, from the coding sequence ATGGAAAAACTAAAAAGTTTAAGAAAGCAAAGAGGATATACTCAGGAATACATGTCAAAGGTCTTGGCAACGGATGTTTCTAATTATTGCCGAAAGGAAAATGGAGATGTAAAAATTTATGATGATGAATGGGAGAAGCTTGCTAAGGCGCTGGATGTTCCGGTTGAAGAAATTAAAGAAGAGAAAGCGGCAACTATTGTACAGAATATTGATAACTCGACTTTTAATGAATCGGGTATCAACTCCAATTATTATAATGTTCCAAATCAGATAATGGATAATCTACAGGATTATATTAAAATGTTGAAAGAAGAGAATGAGTCTTTAAAAGAGAAACTAAAGAAATTTGAATCTGAAAAATAG